ATAAATATGATATTAATATTGACGACATTAATTCTTACCAAGATGCTGAAGCAGCGTTGAAAAAATTTAAAGAAAATGAACCAAATGTTGTAGCGTTTGGTATCGGTCAAAGCTTTAATGCTTCAGCAAACTTTGATTACCCACTAGGTAAAGATTATCCATTTGCGATTAAATTAGATGGCAAATCGACACAAATTATTAACCAATATGAAGATAAAGACATGTTAGCGACTTTAAATACGATGCATGATTGGTACGAAAAAGGTTACATTCCAGCGGATGCTGCGACAAGTAACACAGCATATCCATTAGAAGGTAACACATGGTTCATGCGTGAAGAAACACAAGGGCCAATGGATTACGGTGATACTATTTTAACAAATGCAGCGGGTCAAGAATTAGTGTCTCGTGCGATTACTAAACCAGTTAAAACAACGCAACAAGCTCAAATGGCTAACTTTACAGTTGCCAATGTTTCTAAAAACAAAGAAAAAGCCGTTGAATTCTTAGGTTTATTAAATAGTGATCCTGAATTATTAAACGGTTTAGTATGGGGTGTTGAAGGCGAAGCTTGGGAAAAAGTTGGCGATAACAAAATTAAATTGTTAGATGGCTACCAACCTAACATGCACATGGCCGCTTGGAATACAGGTAACAACTTAATCTTATACACTCAAGATACGATTACTGACGAAATGATCAAAGAGCGAGATGAAAAAATTGCAAACGCTGAAAGCTCTCCAATCTTAGGATTTAACTTCAAAACAGATAACGTAAAAACAGAAGTGACTAATATCATTAATATTATGAACCGTTATAAAGCTAGTTTAAATACTGGTACGGTAGATCCTAACGAAACAATTCCTAAATTAGTCAATGAATTAGATAAAGCTGGTTGGGATAAAGTTAGAGATGAAATTCAATCACAATATGATGAGTTTTTAAAAGCAAACTAGCGAGTTAAGCAAAAGGCTGTGGCAAACTGTCACAGCCCTTTTGTTATATAACGATAATTTATTAATGAAACGTTTTTTATAATACTGAGATTTTATGTGTTATAATGAAGTGTTGAAATTTTTATAAGGAGTAGGAAATATGATAAGTAATGGGATTTATTTAGTGTTAAACGATGTCTGGGGGCTAGTGAAATTAAATTTTATGTTCTTAGCGTTTAGCTTGTTGGGTGGCGTTGTTTTAGGTGTTGGGCCAGCTATGTTAATGGTCAATGACTTGATTTTAGAATATCGCTTGCAGTCTCAACAAATTACTTGGCGTGAAGGATTCGAACGGTGGAAAGCAAACTTTATTAGAGGAAATCAAATATTTTATTTATACGTTTTAATTAGTGCAGTACTCATTTATAATTTGTACATTTGTGTTCAAATTAAAGGATTAGCTTGGTTGATTTTATCATTTCTTTTGTTATTTTTTACTTTTATGATTGGGATGGTTTTCTTATACATGATTAATATTAATAGTTCGTTTGAAATTAGTATAGTGAATCTTTTTAAACTTTCATTTGCAACGGTCTTTTTAAATTTAGGGACTTTCATAAAATTAATCACGATGATTGGATTAGTGCTTTTCTTAAGTTGGAAAATGAAAGGCCTATTATTGTTTATGACTTTTTCAGGCCTGCTTTTCTTGACGACATTAGTAATTAAAAAACAAGTAGCGCACGTTCGCCTACAATTAATTGGTCATGAATAAGTTGAAACGTTTAATAAAAAAAGATTTGCTGTTTACGCAATTGATGCAAATATACAGTTTAGTGATAGTGGGTGTCATCGTCTTGATATCCCTATCTTTTTCGCTGTTTATTGGTATTAGTTACTATCGTGATATAGAGAATCACGCGAATCAAAGTATTGATGTTTATAAAAATACTATCGCACAAAAGAAAGAAATCGTGAGTAATGTTTTGTATGAGTTAACCTCTAATCCAGATGAGTTCATCTCTCTAAGAAAATATTTAATAGAAGACCCCAGTGATTATTTTTATTTCACATGGGATTTTTACGAAGAGACAGGAAGAGACATCTATGTTCCAAACAAATTAACGACCATCATGAACAGTTATTTAGAAATTGAGTCATTAGATATTTATTTAGATGATTTAGACTATTTTTTACATGTGGATCGCAGCAATAAATTAGGGATTCGTCAAGCAACTGATTCATCAACTAATCAGCCGTTTAGTTTTGTTCGTGCTATCAATGAGCAGGGAACATCAAATACAATCGGGCTCGTGAACATCAGTTTTAGTAAGGATTTATTTGTTAAAGAAGGGTATCATCAGTTCCCAAAAAGCCAAGATAGTGTTGTAGTGACATCGACAGGAGAAGTTTTATTTTCGGAAGGTGACAATCTAAATAGGAAAGAAAAAAATAGAATCGCCCAAACAATGGGAGCTGGAAAGGAGATTCCTGCTGATATTCAACGTGATTATTTTATTTTTAAATCAGAAAAGTTTGAAGGCGATCAAATTATTATTTTAAGTCACAGGTGGCAATATATTACTTCAGTTACAAAGAAAGTGTTATTGATTATCGCATTTGCCAGCTTTGTGACGTTTGTGTTGCTTTATTTTTTAAGAAAAACGTTTAGTAATTATTCTAAGCAAGTGGCAAAAATTGTTGAAACAACGAAACAAATTAGCTTGGGTAATTTTGATTATGAAATTAATGAAGATGAAGTTCAACAAGAACTAAAGGATATCTCGACAGCGATGAATCAAATGATGGGTGATGTTAAAACCTATATACATGATTTATACGTACTTGAAATAAAACGAAAAGATGCTCATATGAATGCCTTACAAGCTCAAATTAATCCCCACTTCATGTCTAATACATTGGAATATATCCGTATGTATGCCTTAAGCCAAGGCCAAGTCGAACTTTCAGAAGTCGTATATGCTTTTTCAGCTTTATTAAGAAACAATGTCACGATTGAGAACACAACAACTCTTGAAAAAGAAATCGATTTTTGTGAGAAGTACGTGTATCTCTATCAGATGAGATTTCCAGATCAATTTGCTTATAAATTTGAGATAGAAGAGCAACTCAAGCAAGTAGAAATCCCGAAATTTATTATTCAACCGATTATTGAAAATTATTTTATTTATGGTATCGACTATGAAAGGGTTGAAAATGCTTTAAGTGTTAGAGCTTATACAAAAAAAAATAAGATTAAAATTGATATTAGGGACAATGGAAAAGGGGTTTGCCTACAAAAATTAGATCAATTACGTGAAAGTTTAAAGCAAACACAAACGAATGAAACAACGTCAATTGGCTTAGTGAATGTCAATGAACGCTTGTATCATTATTTTGGTGGCAAGTATGTTATGACGATAGACTCCAGAGAAAATGAATACTTTCATGTTACGATCATGATTGATAGGGAGGAGTAGGAACATGGATTTGTTTAAAGTAGTATTAGTTGATGATGAATATATGATACTTAAAGGTTTGGAGTATATTGTCGATTGGAAATCCCTTGGCTATGAAATTATTCATACAACCAAAAGTGCTAAAGATGCCATTCGTTTTTTTGGAGAACATGAGGTAGATTTGTTAATTAGTGATGTTACAATGCCTGAAATGAGTGGTTTAGAAATGATTGAGACCATAATCAACCAGAACACACACCAAAAGTTCAAAACTTTAATTCTTTCAGGATATAAAGAATTTGAATTTGTTAAAAAAAGTCTACATTTAGGAGTTAAAAATTATTTAGTCAAACCGATTGATAAAGCCGAACTGGAAAAAAATCTTTTAGAAATTCACGCGGAGTTGGAAGCAGCAAAAAATGAAGCCGCACAAGAGACGGTCATGAAAAATAATTTATTGCTTAACTGGCTCCATGATGAATTGAATGAAGATGAGTTTAATTCATTGTTTCGCTATTTTCCAAATAGTATAGAAGGTCCCTATACGCCGATTGAATTTTATGGTGAGACTGATTTTTTAATAGAATTAGTTACTTTTTTTAATGCTCAACCAGGTATGATGGTGATTGATAAATATGTGGCTACCAATAAATTAACAGTGATTATTTCGCAAGATACGCTGGGCTTAAAACATTTATTAAGTCAAATTGAAGCGATGTTAGAACATATGGACTATCATGTGATTGTAGGAGAAACTATTGACGATTGGGAATCGATGTATGTTAGTTATCAAAAAATCTTACAGTATCAAAAAATTGAAACCTTCTATCCCGAATTGAGTCTATCCCGACCATTAAAAATTGTTTCACAATTAGTTGAAGGAGAGACCATTAATTATGTCGGCTTTAATAAGGCATTGAATATAGGGAATACGACTAACCTATTAGCCGAACTAGACCATATATTTAAACAACTTGAGCAAAATCAAGTGAATCCAGAACAAGCTAAGTCAATCGCATTGCTATTGTATACTGATATTTATCGGGTCTATCCTAATATTAATCAGGAAGATTATCACGAACAAGTAGCGACCATTCGTAAAAGCCAAACGATTACCGAAATTCAACAAGTGCTCTCGCAAATTTTGATTAATAACGAATCCAAAGTCAAACAAAAAAATCGCTACTCTGACATTATTAATCAAGCTATTGACTATATTAATCAACACTATGCATCAGAATTAACACTTAAACTAGTATCCAATGAATTACACATTAACACGGTTTACTTTGGACAGCTATTCAAAAAAGAGACCGATATGAGTTTCAATCAGTTCTTAAACCGTATTCGCATAAAATTAGCCATGCAACAACTAAGTGAAACAAGTGCTACAATCAATGAAATCGCTGAACAAGTAGGTTATAATAATACCAATTACTTTTCAAAAATGTTCAAAAAATTAAATGGTTTATCACCCAAAGAGTATCGTGATTCTTTGGGATAGTTAGCCAATATCAAAAAAGATAGCCGGCATAGAATACTGTGTCGGCTATCTTTTTTATGTTAAGCATCTTTTGATAAGCTAAATGGTAATTCTGCTGGTGTATAGTTTTTGGCGTTTGGTACAATCCCAAGTTGGAAATTAATGGTCATACCTTCTAACACGTCTTCATGTTTTAAGAATGTGTTTGGATAAACTTCGCCATTAACTTTTGTTTCATGAATAAATTGTTGCTGCGGATAATTCGGAGAACTTTCAATTGTTAAGGTTTCACCGTTTGATAAGCTCACGGATACACGATCAAATAATGGCATGCCAATCACGTATTCTCCGCTACCAGGACAAACGGGATAGAAACCTAAACTGTTGAAAATATACCAGCCTGCCATACTACCATTATCCTCATCACCAGGGAAGCCAGTTGGTGATGCGTTGAAACATTCAGTTAACAAGTTTTTCAATAATGGTTGAGCCATTTCTGGTTTGCCTAAGTAACTAAATAAATAAGGTAAATGGAAACTTGGTTGATTTGAGATCGCGATTTGTCCGAACTCAATCGCTAACATTTCGCTCATCTCATGAATTTCAAAACCGTAACCTAACGGATTTGCGGTTGGCTTTTGATTACATAGCTCAATCAATTGTTGGGTAAAGGCTTCTTGACCACGTATGTTAATTAAGCCATCAAAATCATGGAAGACTGCAAAACTTGATTGCCATGCACTGCCTTCTGCATAATCACGTCCCCAAGCATTTTTATCAAAAGGTTTTCTGAACTGACCCTCAGTATTTTTAGAACGCATGAAACCTGTTTCTGAATCATAAATATTTTGATAATTTTTCGCTTGGTTAGCATAATAGCTCACATCGTCTGGTCGTCCTAAGCGTTCCGCGACTTTTGAAATACAAAAATCGCTGTAGCAATAATCGAGTGTATGATTGACGGATTCGTGATAGGTATTTGGAACATAACCGTATTTCAAATAATCATAAGTTCCAGAACGTCCGTAATTGGTGTTTTCACTTTGAATAGTCGCTGATTTTTTCATCGCTTCAAGCAATTCAGGCATTAAATCAGGACGGATGTTTTTAGTAGCAGCATCCGCAATTACTGCGTCGATTAATGTCCCAGGCATTAAGCCACGTTCATCTGGTGATAACCACTTTGGTAAAAAGCCGCTATTACGGTAGCTATTCAAGAAGCCCTCTAACATTTCTTCATATTTTTCAACTGCAATCAGTGAATAAAGTGGGTAGACTGTTTTGTAGGTGTCCCAAAAACCGTTATTTGTATAAAGTACACCTTTTTTGACTGTCTTAGATAACGTATCATAGTGTACTTTTTCACCTTCAGCATTGATTTCATAAAATGTTTGTGGGAATAAGAACGTACGATACAAGTTATGGTAGAACGTATTCACTTGGTCTTGATTGTGATGTTCAACGTTAATTTTATTTAAATAATGGTCCCATTCAGATTGAGCATTGTGAAGTCGCTCTTCAAACGTCAAGTTTTTTTCACGTTCGAAGTTCAAAATCGCTTGTTCAGTCGAGATGAAAGAAGTGCCTAAACGAACGGTTTGGGTTGGGGCTTCTTCAAAACGGATGATGACAAAGCCGTCTTTACCATCAAGCTCACCTTCGACTTTTCTGATAGGTGTTTCAAATTCCAAGATAAAATAGAACGTGAAATTTTCATCTTCACAGCCTGAGTAATTGATAATTTCTCCGACTACACTTAATTGGTCACGTTGTGTTAAGCGATAGTTACCTGGTAAGGATAAAGCTAAGCCTGCATTACCTGATAAATTGCTTAATTGAAGCATAGCGCCGTATAGACTAGGCACTAATTTTGAACGAATATGGTAACGAAGGCTAGTAATATCTAGTTGTGCCGGATTGAATAAGCTTTCGCTTGGTCGGTAAGAAGATTGTGCATGGAAAAGAGAATTTCCAGCTAATTCACCTTGAATCGGTAACATAGTGAAGTAGCTAAAATCACCCATCCAAGGACTAGGTTGATGTGTTAAACGGAAACCTTGAAATGTTCGATCATTAGGATTGAACCACCGGCTTCCTTTTTCACTTGTTGTTTGAGGGGCAAAAAAATTCAGGCCAAAGGGAACGCCTGTATAAGGTAAACAGTTACCATTAGAAAATGAATATTGATTATCAGTGCCGTGTCTTGTATCGATGGTGTTTATTCTCATGATATAACTCCTTTGTTAAAAATAGTTTAATTGATATATCAAATTTATTATATCATAACTTTCTTGTTTAGGAAGGCGTTTACAATAAAAAGTAAAAAAACCATCAAAAAAATTGATGGTCGTTTGTTAGTCAATTACAGTTTTTTGTCACGCTTGAACTTTCTCTTTCAATTAATTGCACGTCGACTAATTGATGCATATTTTCAATCGGTTCATCGGCAAGCAAGCGAATAATTTTTTTTCCAGCCAGTTCACCTATTTCTTTAAAGTTCTGAGCAACCGTTGTTAGTGTAGGTGAGAGTAGTGAGGCGGCTTGAATATTATCAAATCCGATAACCGCAACTTCTTCTGGAATCAGATAATTCGCGGCTTTTAATTGATTAATGAGTTTAATCGCCACTAAATCATTTTCACAAAGCACCGCTGTTAATTGATTTTTTTTAATATAATTTAAGGCATGGTTCAGATGGCTTTCCTCACTATTATAGGGGGTATGGTAGCCGATTTGATGCTCATTGATAGCATCAAGGTAACCTAGGTAACGTTCTTTTACTGTGTTTGGTGGTGTGTGTGACTCAATGATATAGCCAATCTTAGTATGGCCTTTTTCAATTAAGTAAGATGCGGATAAGTGCCCACCTTTAAAGTTATTAGATGAAACAGAAGGTAAGTTTAAATTGTAAATTGGCTGATCAAGTACAACTACAGGGAAATTGGCTTGTTGAAGCGAGTATAATAGTGATAAGTGACTATCATTTTTATCAGCATAATAAACTAATCCAATATAGTCATTCATGACTTCGGTCGCTGTTTTTTCGTCTAAAAACTCGGATGGAATCATTAATAATTCGTAGTCGCTTTCTTGAATAATCGGTGAAATACCTTCATAAAAATTTCCAACCGATAAATCATGGGCAAATGGGATAGCAAATAATATTTTGTTGCTTGGTGATAAGCGATTCGTAGTCGCTTGTTCAGCTACGAAACTACCGCGTCCTTGCTTACGATAAATTAATTGCTCGCTTTCAAGTTCAGTTAATGCACGCTTGGACGTGATGCGACTCACGCCATATATATCTGAAAGTTCGTATTCAGTTGGTAGTTGTTCATGCACCTTTAATTCACCAGCTAGAATCTTATTTTTTAACTCTTCATAAATAATTTGGTATAAAGGTTTCGTCATATTGTCCTCCTCTTAGTATATCAATTAAAGTGTAGCATAACTCAAAATAATTGCAAAGTTTCGAAATAATCATAGACATATATGTTATATCAAGTTATA
This is a stretch of genomic DNA from Vagococcus zengguangii. It encodes these proteins:
- a CDS encoding ABC transporter substrate-binding protein is translated as MKKWKKVLAASSLVALGLGATACGSEKATSKESDSSTTLLMYQVGDKPDNYDQLMEIANKRIKDKIGVTVDLQYIGWGDWDNKMSTIIASGENYDLGFASNFVANAQKGAYADLTELAPKYAKEVYDSLDEAYIKGNTIEGKLYAIPVNANIYSQQMLTFNKQYLDKYDINIDDINSYQDAEAALKKFKENEPNVVAFGIGQSFNASANFDYPLGKDYPFAIKLDGKSTQIINQYEDKDMLATLNTMHDWYEKGYIPADAATSNTAYPLEGNTWFMREETQGPMDYGDTILTNAAGQELVSRAITKPVKTTQQAQMANFTVANVSKNKEKAVEFLGLLNSDPELLNGLVWGVEGEAWEKVGDNKIKLLDGYQPNMHMAAWNTGNNLILYTQDTITDEMIKERDEKIANAESSPILGFNFKTDNVKTEVTNIINIMNRYKASLNTGTVDPNETIPKLVNELDKAGWDKVRDEIQSQYDEFLKAN
- a CDS encoding GH92 family glycosyl hydrolase → MRINTIDTRHGTDNQYSFSNGNCLPYTGVPFGLNFFAPQTTSEKGSRWFNPNDRTFQGFRLTHQPSPWMGDFSYFTMLPIQGELAGNSLFHAQSSYRPSESLFNPAQLDITSLRYHIRSKLVPSLYGAMLQLSNLSGNAGLALSLPGNYRLTQRDQLSVVGEIINYSGCEDENFTFYFILEFETPIRKVEGELDGKDGFVIIRFEEAPTQTVRLGTSFISTEQAILNFEREKNLTFEERLHNAQSEWDHYLNKINVEHHNQDQVNTFYHNLYRTFLFPQTFYEINAEGEKVHYDTLSKTVKKGVLYTNNGFWDTYKTVYPLYSLIAVEKYEEMLEGFLNSYRNSGFLPKWLSPDERGLMPGTLIDAVIADAATKNIRPDLMPELLEAMKKSATIQSENTNYGRSGTYDYLKYGYVPNTYHESVNHTLDYCYSDFCISKVAERLGRPDDVSYYANQAKNYQNIYDSETGFMRSKNTEGQFRKPFDKNAWGRDYAEGSAWQSSFAVFHDFDGLINIRGQEAFTQQLIELCNQKPTANPLGYGFEIHEMSEMLAIEFGQIAISNQPSFHLPYLFSYLGKPEMAQPLLKNLLTECFNASPTGFPGDEDNGSMAGWYIFNSLGFYPVCPGSGEYVIGMPLFDRVSVSLSNGETLTIESSPNYPQQQFIHETKVNGEVYPNTFLKHEDVLEGMTINFQLGIVPNAKNYTPAELPFSLSKDA
- a CDS encoding YesL family protein, whose translation is MISNGIYLVLNDVWGLVKLNFMFLAFSLLGGVVLGVGPAMLMVNDLILEYRLQSQQITWREGFERWKANFIRGNQIFYLYVLISAVLIYNLYICVQIKGLAWLILSFLLLFFTFMIGMVFLYMININSSFEISIVNLFKLSFATVFLNLGTFIKLITMIGLVLFLSWKMKGLLLFMTFSGLLFLTTLVIKKQVAHVRLQLIGHE
- a CDS encoding response regulator transcription factor, with translation MDLFKVVLVDDEYMILKGLEYIVDWKSLGYEIIHTTKSAKDAIRFFGEHEVDLLISDVTMPEMSGLEMIETIINQNTHQKFKTLILSGYKEFEFVKKSLHLGVKNYLVKPIDKAELEKNLLEIHAELEAAKNEAAQETVMKNNLLLNWLHDELNEDEFNSLFRYFPNSIEGPYTPIEFYGETDFLIELVTFFNAQPGMMVIDKYVATNKLTVIISQDTLGLKHLLSQIEAMLEHMDYHVIVGETIDDWESMYVSYQKILQYQKIETFYPELSLSRPLKIVSQLVEGETINYVGFNKALNIGNTTNLLAELDHIFKQLEQNQVNPEQAKSIALLLYTDIYRVYPNINQEDYHEQVATIRKSQTITEIQQVLSQILINNESKVKQKNRYSDIINQAIDYINQHYASELTLKLVSNELHINTVYFGQLFKKETDMSFNQFLNRIRIKLAMQQLSETSATINEIAEQVGYNNTNYFSKMFKKLNGLSPKEYRDSLG
- a CDS encoding sensor histidine kinase translates to MKRLIKKDLLFTQLMQIYSLVIVGVIVLISLSFSLFIGISYYRDIENHANQSIDVYKNTIAQKKEIVSNVLYELTSNPDEFISLRKYLIEDPSDYFYFTWDFYEETGRDIYVPNKLTTIMNSYLEIESLDIYLDDLDYFLHVDRSNKLGIRQATDSSTNQPFSFVRAINEQGTSNTIGLVNISFSKDLFVKEGYHQFPKSQDSVVVTSTGEVLFSEGDNLNRKEKNRIAQTMGAGKEIPADIQRDYFIFKSEKFEGDQIIILSHRWQYITSVTKKVLLIIAFASFVTFVLLYFLRKTFSNYSKQVAKIVETTKQISLGNFDYEINEDEVQQELKDISTAMNQMMGDVKTYIHDLYVLEIKRKDAHMNALQAQINPHFMSNTLEYIRMYALSQGQVELSEVVYAFSALLRNNVTIENTTTLEKEIDFCEKYVYLYQMRFPDQFAYKFEIEEQLKQVEIPKFIIQPIIENYFIYGIDYERVENALSVRAYTKKNKIKIDIRDNGKGVCLQKLDQLRESLKQTQTNETTSIGLVNVNERLYHYFGGKYVMTIDSRENEYFHVTIMIDREE
- a CDS encoding GntR family transcriptional regulator gives rise to the protein MTKPLYQIIYEELKNKILAGELKVHEQLPTEYELSDIYGVSRITSKRALTELESEQLIYRKQGRGSFVAEQATTNRLSPSNKILFAIPFAHDLSVGNFYEGISPIIQESDYELLMIPSEFLDEKTATEVMNDYIGLVYYADKNDSHLSLLYSLQQANFPVVVLDQPIYNLNLPSVSSNNFKGGHLSASYLIEKGHTKIGYIIESHTPPNTVKERYLGYLDAINEHQIGYHTPYNSEESHLNHALNYIKKNQLTAVLCENDLVAIKLINQLKAANYLIPEEVAVIGFDNIQAASLLSPTLTTVAQNFKEIGELAGKKIIRLLADEPIENMHQLVDVQLIERESSSVTKNCN